From Streptomyces cyaneogriseus subsp. noncyanogenus, the proteins below share one genomic window:
- a CDS encoding LysR family transcriptional regulator, whose protein sequence is MQFQQLQYFVAVAETRHFTRAADLVHVAQPSLSQQIKALERELGADLFLRARGNITLTDAGEALLPLARRILADADTARHEVQELVQLRRGRVRLGATPSLCTGLLPDVLRAFHDRYPGIRLLIEEGGSHDLVRELARGALDLALVVLPLPTPAPALTTVELLREDLVVVSSPEAPRPGGGRRTVRVADLEGERLVMFRHGYDLRELTVAACRAEGFDPDFAVEGGEMDAVLGFVRAGLGVAVVPRMVAARSGRGLRVTPLARPGLHRTIALAHRSDVAPPRAARELQRMLLER, encoded by the coding sequence GTGCAGTTCCAGCAGCTCCAGTACTTCGTGGCGGTCGCCGAGACCCGGCACTTCACCCGGGCCGCCGATCTGGTCCATGTCGCCCAGCCGTCGCTGTCGCAGCAGATCAAGGCGCTGGAGCGGGAGCTGGGCGCCGATCTGTTCCTCAGGGCGCGCGGCAACATCACGCTGACCGACGCCGGGGAGGCGCTGCTGCCGCTGGCCCGGCGCATACTCGCCGACGCGGACACGGCCCGGCACGAGGTGCAGGAACTGGTGCAGCTGCGCCGGGGCCGGGTCAGGCTGGGCGCCACGCCGAGCCTGTGCACGGGCCTGCTCCCGGACGTGCTGCGCGCGTTCCACGACCGCTACCCCGGGATCCGGCTGCTGATCGAGGAGGGCGGCTCCCACGATCTGGTGCGGGAGCTGGCCCGCGGCGCCCTGGACCTGGCGCTGGTCGTGCTGCCGCTGCCGACTCCGGCGCCCGCGCTGACGACGGTGGAGCTGCTGCGCGAGGATCTGGTGGTGGTCTCGTCACCGGAGGCGCCCCGGCCGGGCGGGGGGCGGCGCACCGTGCGCGTCGCCGATCTGGAGGGCGAGCGTCTGGTGATGTTCCGGCACGGCTACGACCTGCGGGAACTGACCGTGGCGGCGTGCCGGGCGGAAGGGTTCGACCCGGACTTCGCGGTGGAGGGCGGCGAGATGGACGCCGTGCTGGGCTTCGTCCGGGCGGGCCTCGGGGTGGCGGTCGTACCGCGCATGGTGGCGGCCCGGTCGGGGCGCGGACTGCGGGTCACGCCGCTGGCCCGCCCGGGCCTGCACCGCACGATCGCGCTGGCGCACCGCAGCGATGTGGCACCGCCCCGGGCCGCCCGGGAGCTGCAACGGATGCTGCTGGAGCGGTGA
- a CDS encoding zinc-binding dehydrogenase — translation MRALVVDPSAPAAVRLAEVADPVPGPGQVLVDVSHASLNYGDLNDARSGRVPVGAVLGSDAAGVVVRAAADGTGPAVGTRVVALTSGAFAERVAIDVGALAGIPDGLDPARAVALPVAGVAALRSLRAAGLGPGKRVLITGASGGVGRFAVQLAARAGAHVIASVGSPDRGRGLAEAGADEVLTGLEGLDRPVDVVIDSVGGPQLVAAWNLLAPGGSAQSVGWTSGEPAVFPPYATVGPAKSLTSFVIEGDAGADLAELAGLAARGALAVEVGWQGSWERFAEAAEALRGRRVPGKAVLRVTGERPPLDRADG, via the coding sequence GTGCGCGCCCTCGTCGTCGACCCGTCCGCACCCGCCGCCGTCCGGCTGGCCGAGGTCGCCGATCCCGTGCCCGGGCCGGGCCAGGTCCTGGTGGACGTGTCGCACGCCTCGCTGAACTACGGCGACCTGAACGACGCCCGCTCCGGCCGCGTCCCCGTGGGGGCCGTGCTCGGTTCGGACGCCGCCGGTGTGGTGGTCCGGGCCGCCGCCGACGGCACCGGTCCGGCGGTGGGCACGCGGGTGGTGGCGCTGACCTCGGGGGCGTTCGCCGAGCGGGTCGCGATCGACGTGGGGGCGCTGGCCGGGATACCGGACGGCCTGGATCCGGCGCGGGCGGTCGCGCTGCCGGTCGCCGGGGTGGCGGCGCTGCGCTCGCTGCGCGCCGCCGGGCTGGGCCCGGGCAAGAGGGTGCTGATCACCGGCGCTTCCGGGGGAGTCGGCCGGTTCGCCGTCCAGTTGGCGGCGCGGGCCGGGGCCCATGTGATCGCGTCCGTGGGTTCGCCGGACCGCGGGCGGGGGCTCGCCGAGGCCGGGGCCGACGAGGTGCTGACCGGCCTGGAGGGACTCGACCGGCCGGTCGACGTGGTCATCGACAGCGTGGGCGGCCCGCAGCTGGTCGCGGCCTGGAATCTGCTGGCCCCCGGGGGCAGTGCGCAGAGCGTCGGCTGGACGTCCGGGGAGCCGGCGGTCTTTCCCCCTTACGCCACCGTGGGCCCGGCCAAGTCGCTGACCTCCTTCGTGATCGAGGGCGACGCCGGCGCGGACCTCGCCGAGCTCGCCGGCCTGGCCGCGCGGGGCGCCCTCGCCGTCGAGGTCGGCTGGCAGGGGTCCTGGGAACGCTTCGCCGAGGCGGCCGAAGCCCTGCGCGGGCGCCGGGTCCCCGGCAAAGCGGTCCTGCGGGTGACGGGCGAACGGCCCCCGCTCGACCGGGCGGACGGTTAG
- a CDS encoding succinate dehydrogenase: MARTVWDSTVGKKTVMAVSGLIMLLYLVVHMIGNLKIFFGAGEFNHYAHWLRTVGEPFMHYEWTLWVVRVVLLAAVVAHAVSAYQLSRRDIKARPRKYVHRKPRAGYATRTMRWGGVILGLFIVWHILDLTTGTVHSGGFETGKPYQNVVDTFSTWYGNTVYIVAMLALGLHIRHGFWSAAQTLGAGSRTRDRALKTVANVLALLLTAGFIAVPVGVMTGVVS, from the coding sequence ATGGCGCGTACCGTATGGGACTCGACCGTCGGCAAGAAGACAGTGATGGCGGTCAGCGGCCTGATCATGCTGCTGTACCTGGTCGTCCACATGATCGGCAACCTGAAGATCTTCTTCGGGGCGGGCGAGTTCAACCACTACGCGCACTGGCTGCGCACCGTCGGCGAGCCCTTCATGCACTACGAGTGGACGCTGTGGGTGGTCCGCGTCGTGCTGCTGGCGGCCGTCGTCGCCCACGCCGTCTCCGCGTACCAGCTCAGCCGCCGCGACATCAAGGCGCGGCCCCGCAAGTACGTCCACAGGAAGCCGCGCGCCGGGTACGCCACGCGCACCATGCGCTGGGGCGGGGTCATCCTCGGCCTGTTCATCGTCTGGCACATCCTGGACCTGACCACCGGCACCGTGCACTCCGGCGGCTTCGAGACGGGCAAGCCCTACCAGAACGTGGTGGACACCTTCTCCACCTGGTACGGCAACACCGTCTACATCGTCGCGATGCTCGCCCTCGGCCTGCACATCCGGCACGGTTTCTGGAGCGCCGCCCAGACCCTCGGCGCCGGCAGCCGCACCCGCGACCGCGCCCTGAAGACCGTCGCCAACGTCCTCGCGCTGCTGCTCACGGCCGGCTTCATCGCCGTACCCGTGGGCGTCATGACCGGAGTGGTGAGCTGA
- a CDS encoding putative bifunctional diguanylate cyclase/phosphodiesterase: MIAAPDGPEDRLRRFATIWSRAVFPVTTTSSTRPEFEEQLLPLARRLSEALRARSFDADQGRAVGAALVDAHCTDPEALSRTLDCVDAYLVLYCGGDGDQEDLRARSARLQHAMAAGYAQALRERTLAEQEAIAQAALRAQGVVAQALHASEARFRAVFEGAAIGIGIADLDGNVLQVNRALTRMFGVSEQTLRGRNVTRWTHPDDAPQLWRLYQELVRGDREHYHVEKAFHRPDGTVLWTNLTVSLLRDADGNPQYQLALMEDTTERRLLNLRLRYEATHDALTGLPNRSFFFERLDKAVNAGPGQRFGLCYLDLDGFKTVNDSLGHAAGDRLLVEVADRLQACATAPGEMVARLGGDEFVALTTGPDTRQAVDELATRIMNALLAPVSIDGRELTVRGSIGVVEGPAGERSPAEVLRSADITMYRAKSAGGNRFELADPEADARTITRHGLTTALPTALDRGEFFIEYQPLVHLGDGSVRGAEALVRWLHPQHGVLGPDRFIPLAEHTGLIVPLGRWVLEQSVRQAREWREMCGAGRACAPLRINVNLSPCQLTDPGLVRDTVEILERAGVEPDALCLEVTESALIGADDDLLKPLRRLADMGVDIALDDFGTGYSNLANLRRLPVSILKLDRSFTRGMQQFPADPVDLKIVEGIVSLAHSLDLAVTVEGVETGAQAEQLKVLGCDTAQGWYYARPGPPERLHELTLVDATG; this comes from the coding sequence GTGATCGCGGCGCCGGACGGGCCGGAGGACAGGCTGCGCCGGTTCGCGACGATCTGGAGCCGGGCGGTCTTCCCGGTGACCACCACGTCGTCGACCCGGCCCGAGTTCGAGGAGCAACTGCTCCCGCTGGCCCGGCGGCTGAGCGAGGCGCTGCGGGCGCGGAGCTTCGACGCCGACCAGGGGCGGGCGGTCGGCGCCGCGCTCGTCGACGCGCACTGCACCGACCCCGAGGCACTGAGCCGGACCCTCGACTGCGTCGACGCCTATCTGGTGCTCTACTGCGGCGGCGACGGCGACCAGGAGGACCTGCGGGCGCGCTCGGCGCGGCTGCAGCACGCCATGGCCGCCGGCTACGCACAGGCGCTGCGCGAGCGGACACTGGCCGAGCAGGAGGCCATCGCCCAGGCCGCGCTGCGCGCCCAGGGCGTGGTGGCCCAGGCGCTGCACGCCAGCGAGGCCCGCTTCCGCGCCGTCTTCGAGGGCGCCGCGATAGGGATCGGCATCGCGGACCTGGACGGCAACGTTCTCCAGGTCAACCGCGCGCTGACCCGCATGTTCGGCGTGTCCGAGCAGACGCTGCGCGGCCGCAACGTCACCCGGTGGACCCACCCCGACGACGCGCCCCAGCTCTGGCGGCTCTACCAGGAGCTGGTCCGCGGCGACCGGGAGCACTACCACGTCGAGAAGGCGTTCCACCGGCCTGACGGAACCGTCCTGTGGACCAACCTGACCGTCTCCCTGCTGCGTGACGCGGACGGCAACCCGCAGTACCAGCTCGCCCTCATGGAGGACACCACCGAGCGGCGGCTGCTGAACCTGCGGCTGCGCTACGAGGCCACGCACGACGCGCTCACCGGCCTGCCCAACCGCAGCTTCTTCTTCGAACGCCTGGACAAGGCGGTGAACGCCGGGCCGGGCCAGCGCTTCGGCCTGTGCTACCTCGACCTGGACGGCTTCAAGACCGTCAACGACAGCCTCGGGCACGCGGCCGGCGATCGGCTGCTCGTGGAGGTCGCCGACCGGCTCCAGGCGTGCGCCACCGCGCCCGGCGAGATGGTGGCCCGGCTCGGCGGTGACGAGTTCGTGGCGCTGACCACCGGCCCGGACACCCGGCAGGCGGTCGACGAGCTCGCCACGCGGATCATGAACGCGCTGCTCGCCCCGGTCAGCATCGACGGGCGGGAGCTGACCGTGCGCGGCAGCATCGGCGTCGTCGAGGGACCGGCGGGGGAGCGCAGCCCGGCGGAGGTGCTGCGCAGCGCCGACATCACCATGTACCGGGCGAAGTCGGCGGGCGGCAACCGGTTCGAGCTGGCCGACCCGGAGGCCGACGCCCGCACCATCACCCGGCACGGGCTGACCACCGCGCTGCCCACGGCGCTGGACCGGGGCGAGTTCTTCATCGAGTACCAGCCGCTGGTCCACCTCGGCGACGGCAGTGTGCGCGGCGCCGAGGCCCTGGTGCGCTGGCTGCACCCGCAGCACGGCGTGCTCGGCCCCGACCGGTTCATCCCGCTCGCCGAGCACACGGGGCTGATCGTCCCCCTGGGCCGCTGGGTGCTGGAGCAGTCGGTGCGGCAGGCCCGGGAATGGCGCGAGATGTGCGGCGCGGGCCGCGCCTGCGCACCGCTGCGCATCAACGTCAACCTCTCACCGTGCCAGCTGACCGATCCCGGCCTGGTCCGGGACACCGTCGAGATCCTGGAACGGGCGGGCGTCGAGCCCGACGCCCTGTGCCTGGAGGTGACCGAGTCGGCGCTGATCGGCGCGGACGACGACCTGCTCAAGCCGCTGCGAAGACTGGCGGACATGGGCGTCGACATCGCCCTGGACGACTTCGGCACCGGCTACTCCAACCTCGCCAACCTGCGCCGGCTGCCGGTGAGCATCCTCAAGCTGGACCGTTCCTTCACCCGGGGCATGCAGCAGTTCCCCGCCGACCCCGTCGATCTGAAGATCGTCGAGGGGATCGTCTCGCTGGCGCACAGCCTGGACCTCGCGGTCACCGTGGAGGGCGTGGAGACCGGCGCCCAGGCCGAGCAGCTGAAGGTACTGGGCTGCGACACGGCCCAGGGCTGGTACTACGCCCGCCCCGGCCCCCCGGAGCGGCTCCACGAGCTGACGCTGGTGGACGCGACGGGATGA
- a CDS encoding lysophospholipid acyltransferase family protein, producing MDAWLPSAPCTPRTCVDPAGAAAAAPRAVLRLTAVAALLLTGIALAPLAGRLPARPVRWWCRWIVRAAGVRVRLRGAVAPTGGLLLVAHHVSWLDIPLLAAVRPARMLAKAEIRRWPVAGALAARGALFIERDRLRALPGTVARIADALRGGRAVAVFPEGSTWCGRAHGPFRRAVFQAALDAGVPVQPVRVGYRTAAGAVSTAPAFVGEDTLPASVWRVVSARGLVAEVEVLPAIPPGRHPDRRALARAAQRELTGRSCPDRTAPAPARTPPLPAGAARHPAHPRR from the coding sequence ATGGACGCCTGGCTGCCCAGCGCGCCCTGCACGCCGCGGACCTGCGTGGACCCGGCCGGCGCCGCGGCGGCGGCACCCCGGGCCGTCCTGCGGCTCACGGCGGTCGCGGCCCTGCTGCTCACTGGGATCGCGCTGGCACCGCTCGCCGGGCGCCTGCCCGCGCGGCCGGTGCGGTGGTGGTGCCGGTGGATCGTGCGGGCCGCGGGCGTCCGGGTCCGCCTCCGCGGCGCCGTCGCGCCCACGGGAGGGCTGCTGCTCGTCGCCCACCACGTCTCATGGCTGGACATTCCGCTGCTGGCCGCCGTCCGCCCGGCCCGCATGCTGGCCAAGGCCGAGATCCGGCGGTGGCCCGTGGCCGGGGCCCTCGCCGCGCGCGGTGCCCTGTTCATCGAGCGGGACCGGCTGCGGGCCCTGCCGGGCACGGTGGCCCGTATCGCGGACGCCCTCCGCGGCGGACGGGCGGTCGCCGTCTTCCCGGAGGGCAGCACCTGGTGCGGCCGGGCCCACGGGCCCTTCCGACGGGCCGTCTTCCAGGCCGCCCTCGACGCCGGGGTCCCGGTGCAGCCGGTGCGCGTCGGCTACCGGACCGCCGCGGGAGCGGTCAGCACGGCGCCCGCCTTCGTCGGCGAGGACACCCTGCCGGCCTCCGTCTGGCGGGTGGTCTCGGCCCGCGGCCTGGTGGCCGAGGTGGAGGTGCTCCCGGCGATCCCACCGGGCCGCCACCCCGACCGCCGCGCCCTCGCACGGGCGGCCCAGCGGGAACTCACCGGGCGCTCCTGCCCTGACCGCACGGCCCCGGCACCGGCGAGGACGCCGCCGCTCCCGGCGGGCGCCGCCCGGCACCCCGCGCATCCGCGCCGGTGA
- a CDS encoding winged helix-turn-helix transcriptional regulator, with translation MSQSHTRVAEALKDEACPVTEVLDHVAGKWSIGILITAAHGPVRFTELERAIKGISRRMLTLNLRRLERDGLLVRTVHPTVPPKVEYSLTPMARELHASLTGLVGWAERHRPAIARARAAYDATARP, from the coding sequence GTGTCACAGAGTCACACCCGTGTTGCCGAAGCGCTGAAAGACGAAGCCTGCCCCGTCACCGAGGTCCTCGACCATGTGGCGGGCAAGTGGAGCATCGGCATCCTGATCACCGCCGCGCACGGCCCCGTCCGCTTCACCGAACTGGAACGCGCCATCAAGGGCATCAGCCGGCGCATGCTCACCCTCAACCTGCGCCGCCTGGAACGGGACGGGCTGCTCGTCCGCACCGTCCATCCCACCGTGCCGCCCAAGGTCGAGTACAGCCTCACGCCCATGGCCCGCGAGCTCCACGCCTCCCTGACCGGGCTGGTGGGATGGGCCGAGCGCCACCGCCCGGCCATCGCCCGGGCCCGCGCGGCCTACGACGCGACCGCCCGGCCCTGA
- a CDS encoding RidA family protein — translation MTPDRRTITNPATLHDPTPFGYSHACSAPGQPVFIAGQYASDATGAPVPGDFAAQVDLAFDRLGQALDGVGLGFEHVVRLGSYVVDHDAGKLEILGKALHARFGDRLPAQTLSGVARLALPGMLFEVDAIAVRPPHPAGA, via the coding sequence ATGACGCCCGATCGGCGCACGATCACCAACCCGGCCACGCTCCACGACCCCACCCCGTTCGGCTACAGCCACGCCTGTTCCGCACCCGGCCAGCCGGTCTTCATCGCCGGGCAGTACGCCTCCGACGCCACCGGTGCCCCGGTTCCCGGCGATTTCGCCGCCCAGGTCGACCTGGCCTTCGACCGGCTGGGCCAGGCCCTGGACGGCGTGGGGCTCGGCTTCGAGCACGTCGTCCGGCTCGGCTCCTACGTCGTCGACCACGACGCCGGAAAACTGGAGATCCTCGGCAAGGCCCTGCACGCCCGGTTCGGGGACCGGCTGCCGGCGCAGACGCTGAGCGGCGTCGCCCGGCTCGCCCTGCCGGGCATGCTCTTCGAGGTCGACGCCATCGCCGTACGGCCCCCGCACCCGGCCGGCGCCTGA
- a CDS encoding GNAT family N-acetyltransferase: MTGAPAVGRPPQPAATTHYTVTLARDEEDVRAAQRLRHDVFAGEMGALLSTPEPGHDIDPFDAYCDHLLVRDTATGQVVGTYRLLPPDRAEIAGRLYAEGEFDLTALRPLRAGMVEVGRSCVHPDHRDGTVIGLIWAGIARYMTDRGHEWLAGCCSLPLADGGALASATWHRIRAGHLAPDEYRVRPLLPWHPRAVRPATPAGLPPLLRGYLRLGAWVCGEPAHDPGFGVADLYVLLPMSRVHPRYLRHFLSLVPA; this comes from the coding sequence ATGACCGGCGCACCGGCCGTCGGCCGCCCCCCTCAGCCCGCGGCCACCACCCACTACACCGTCACCCTCGCCCGCGACGAGGAGGACGTCCGCGCCGCCCAGCGGCTGCGGCACGACGTCTTCGCCGGGGAGATGGGCGCCCTGCTGTCCACCCCCGAACCGGGCCACGACATCGACCCCTTCGACGCCTACTGCGACCACCTCCTCGTCCGGGACACGGCGACCGGCCAGGTCGTCGGCACCTACCGGCTGCTGCCGCCGGACCGCGCCGAGATCGCCGGACGCCTGTACGCGGAGGGCGAGTTCGACCTCACCGCCCTGCGGCCGCTGCGGGCGGGGATGGTCGAGGTGGGCCGGTCCTGTGTCCACCCCGACCACCGCGACGGCACGGTCATCGGGCTCATCTGGGCCGGGATAGCCCGCTACATGACCGACCGCGGCCACGAGTGGCTCGCCGGCTGCTGCTCGCTCCCGCTCGCCGACGGCGGGGCCCTGGCCTCAGCCACCTGGCACCGGATACGCGCCGGGCACCTGGCGCCCGACGAGTACCGGGTACGCCCGCTGCTGCCCTGGCACCCCCGCGCCGTACGGCCCGCCACGCCGGCCGGCCTGCCGCCCCTGCTGCGCGGCTACCTCCGCCTCGGCGCCTGGGTCTGCGGCGAGCCCGCGCACGACCCCGGCTTCGGCGTCGCCGACCTCTACGTCCTGCTGCCGATGAGCCGGGTCCACCCCCGCTATCTGCGGCACTTCCTCTCCCTCGTTCCGGCCTGA
- a CDS encoding succinate dehydrogenase/fumarate reductase iron-sulfur subunit: MKLTLRVWRQKNADAEGTMSTYEVDGISPDMSFLEMLDTLNEELILKGEDPVAFDHDCREGICGMCSLVINGEAHGPERTTTCQLHMRSFRDGDTIDIEPWRAAAFPVVKDLVVDRSAFDRIIQAGGYITAPTGSAPEAHATPVPKPDADHAFEHAECIGCGACVAACPNGAAMLFTSAKVNHLNVLPQGAPERETRVLDMVAQMDEEGFGGCTLAGECATACPKGIPLTSITQMNKEWLRATRKAAKR; this comes from the coding sequence ATGAAGCTCACCCTGCGCGTCTGGCGGCAGAAGAACGCCGACGCCGAAGGCACCATGTCCACGTACGAGGTGGACGGCATCTCCCCCGACATGTCCTTCCTGGAGATGCTCGACACGCTCAACGAGGAGCTCATCCTCAAGGGTGAGGACCCGGTCGCCTTCGACCACGACTGCCGCGAGGGCATCTGCGGCATGTGCAGCCTCGTCATCAACGGCGAGGCGCACGGCCCGGAACGCACCACCACCTGCCAGTTGCACATGCGGTCCTTCCGGGACGGCGACACCATCGACATCGAGCCGTGGCGGGCCGCCGCCTTCCCGGTCGTGAAGGACCTGGTCGTCGACCGCTCCGCCTTCGACCGGATCATCCAGGCCGGCGGTTACATCACCGCTCCCACCGGCTCCGCTCCCGAGGCCCACGCCACACCGGTGCCGAAGCCGGACGCCGACCACGCCTTCGAGCACGCCGAGTGCATCGGCTGCGGCGCCTGCGTCGCGGCCTGCCCGAACGGCGCCGCCATGCTGTTCACCTCCGCGAAGGTCAACCACCTCAACGTCCTGCCGCAGGGCGCGCCCGAGCGCGAGACCCGGGTGCTGGACATGGTGGCCCAGATGGACGAGGAGGGCTTCGGCGGCTGCACCCTCGCCGGAGAGTGCGCCACCGCCTGCCCCAAGGGCATCCCGCTCACCTCCATCACCCAGATGAACAAGGAGTGGCTGCGGGCGACGCGCAAGGCGGCCAAGCGCTAA
- a CDS encoding fumarate reductase/succinate dehydrogenase flavoprotein subunit, whose translation MTSYTDYTTGEPAVDTKAPAGPIHERWDKRRFEAKLVNPANRRKHTIIVVGTGLAGGSAGATLAEQGYKVIQFCYQDSPRRAHSIAAQGGINAAKNYRNDGDSVHRLFYDTVKGGDFRARESNVHRLAQVSVEIIDQCVAQGVPFAREYGGLLDTRSFGGVQVSRTFYARGQTGQQLLLGAYQALSRQIAAGNVEMHPRTEMLDLIVVDGRARGIVARDLITGKISTYFADAVVLASGGYGNVFYLSTNAMNSNATAVWRAHRRGAWFANPCFTQIHPTCIPRTGDHQSKLTLMSESLRNDGRIWVPKAKGDTRPPHQIPEDERDYYLERIYPSFGNLVPRDIASRAAKNVCDEGRGVGPGGQGVYLDFADAIRRMGRKAVEAKYGNLFDMYQRITDEDPYEVPMRIYPAVHYTMGGLWVDYDLQTTVPGLFAIGEANFSDHGANRLGASALMQGLADGYFVLPATINDYLARNPHKDEVAPDHPVVQEVLAETEDRLHLLLAVDGDRTPDSFHRELGELMWEFCGMARTDSGLRKALERIPQIREEFWRRIKVPGTGEEFNQSLEKANRIVDYLELAELMCLDALHRTESCGGHFREESQTPDGEAARKDDEFAYAAAWEFTGTGEAPVLHKEDLVFEYVHPTQRSYA comes from the coding sequence ATGACCTCCTACACCGACTACACGACCGGTGAGCCGGCCGTCGACACCAAGGCCCCCGCCGGGCCGATCCACGAGCGCTGGGACAAGCGCCGCTTCGAGGCCAAACTGGTCAACCCGGCCAACCGGCGCAAGCACACGATCATCGTCGTGGGCACCGGCCTGGCGGGCGGCTCCGCGGGCGCGACCCTCGCCGAACAGGGCTACAAGGTCATCCAGTTCTGCTATCAGGACTCCCCGCGGCGCGCCCACTCCATCGCCGCGCAGGGCGGCATCAACGCGGCGAAGAACTACCGCAACGACGGCGACTCCGTCCACCGGCTCTTCTACGACACCGTCAAGGGCGGCGACTTCCGGGCGCGGGAGTCCAACGTCCACCGGCTCGCGCAGGTCTCCGTCGAGATCATCGACCAGTGCGTGGCGCAGGGCGTGCCCTTCGCCCGGGAGTACGGCGGCCTGCTCGACACCCGCTCCTTCGGCGGCGTCCAGGTCTCCCGCACCTTCTACGCCCGCGGCCAGACGGGCCAGCAGCTTCTCCTCGGCGCCTACCAGGCGCTGTCGCGGCAGATCGCGGCCGGCAACGTGGAGATGCACCCGCGCACCGAGATGCTCGACCTGATCGTCGTCGACGGGCGGGCCCGCGGCATCGTCGCCCGGGACCTGATCACCGGGAAGATATCCACCTACTTCGCGGACGCCGTCGTCCTCGCCAGCGGCGGCTACGGCAACGTCTTCTACCTGTCGACGAACGCCATGAACTCCAACGCGACCGCCGTCTGGCGGGCGCACCGGCGCGGCGCCTGGTTCGCCAACCCCTGCTTCACCCAGATCCACCCCACCTGCATCCCGCGCACCGGCGACCACCAGTCCAAGCTGACGCTGATGAGCGAGTCGCTGCGTAACGACGGCCGGATCTGGGTGCCCAAGGCCAAGGGCGACACCCGGCCGCCCCACCAGATCCCCGAGGACGAGCGCGACTACTACCTGGAGCGCATCTACCCCTCCTTCGGCAACCTGGTCCCGCGGGACATCGCCTCCCGCGCCGCGAAGAACGTCTGCGACGAGGGGCGGGGCGTCGGCCCCGGCGGGCAGGGCGTCTACCTGGACTTCGCGGACGCCATCCGGCGGATGGGCCGCAAGGCCGTGGAGGCGAAGTACGGCAACCTCTTCGACATGTACCAGCGGATCACCGACGAGGATCCGTACGAGGTGCCGATGCGCATCTACCCCGCCGTGCACTACACGATGGGCGGCCTGTGGGTCGACTACGACCTCCAGACCACCGTCCCCGGCCTGTTCGCGATCGGTGAGGCCAACTTCTCCGACCACGGCGCCAACCGGCTCGGCGCCTCCGCGCTGATGCAGGGCCTGGCCGACGGGTACTTCGTGCTGCCGGCCACCATCAACGACTACCTGGCCCGCAACCCGCACAAGGACGAGGTCGCCCCGGACCACCCGGTCGTCCAGGAGGTGCTCGCCGAGACCGAGGACCGGCTGCACCTGCTGCTGGCCGTCGACGGCGACCGCACCCCGGACTCCTTCCACCGCGAACTGGGCGAGCTGATGTGGGAGTTCTGCGGCATGGCCCGCACCGACTCCGGGCTGCGCAAGGCGCTGGAGCGCATCCCGCAGATCCGCGAGGAGTTCTGGCGGCGCATCAAGGTGCCCGGCACAGGTGAGGAGTTCAACCAGTCGCTGGAGAAGGCCAACCGCATCGTCGACTACCTGGAGCTCGCCGAGCTGATGTGCCTCGACGCGCTGCACCGCACCGAGTCCTGCGGCGGCCACTTCCGCGAGGAGTCCCAGACCCCCGACGGTGAGGCGGCACGCAAGGACGACGAGTTCGCCTACGCCGCCGCCTGGGAGTTCACCGGCACCGGTGAGGCTCCCGTCCTGCACAAGGAAGACCTGGTCTTCGAGTACGTCCACCCCACCCAGCGGAGCTACGCATGA
- a CDS encoding SAM-dependent methyltransferase encodes MERPVWAPRSIDITVPSVSRICDFYLGGAHNFEADREAARKAMAFLPGLPKIMQANRAFLRRAVRFALDEGVTQFLDIGSGIPASGSVHEVARAARPGARVVYVDHDPVAVAHSQTVLEGDDDADIVAGDLLEPRHILTSPQVERLIDLNRPVALLLVAILHFVEDADDPYRAVTELRDALAPGSLLVLTHASYEGIPLPPERAGGAVDVYKDIRNPLIMRSREEIARFFEGYDMVEPGLVPMPHWRPETAPEDEDPYAFSGFAGVGRTA; translated from the coding sequence ATGGAGCGTCCCGTCTGGGCTCCGCGGAGCATCGACATCACGGTGCCCAGCGTCTCCCGGATCTGCGATTTCTACCTGGGCGGTGCGCACAACTTCGAGGCCGACCGGGAGGCGGCCCGCAAGGCGATGGCCTTCCTGCCCGGGCTGCCCAAGATCATGCAGGCCAACCGCGCCTTCCTGCGCCGCGCGGTGCGCTTCGCGCTGGACGAGGGCGTCACCCAGTTCCTGGACATCGGCTCCGGCATCCCGGCCTCCGGCAGCGTCCACGAGGTCGCCCGGGCCGCCCGCCCCGGCGCCCGCGTGGTCTACGTCGACCACGACCCCGTGGCGGTCGCGCACAGCCAGACCGTCCTGGAGGGCGACGACGACGCGGACATCGTGGCCGGGGACCTCCTCGAGCCGCGCCACATCCTCACCAGTCCCCAGGTGGAGCGGCTGATCGACCTGAATCGGCCGGTGGCGTTGCTCCTCGTTGCCATACTTCACTTCGTGGAAGACGCGGACGACCCGTACCGAGCGGTGACCGAACTGCGCGACGCGCTCGCGCCCGGCAGCCTGCTCGTCCTCACCCATGCCTCGTACGAGGGAATTCCGCTGCCGCCCGAGCGGGCGGGAGGCGCGGTGGACGTATACAAGGACATTCGCAACCCGCTGATCATGCGCTCGCGCGAAGAGATCGCGCGGTTCTTCGAGGGGTACGACATGGTGGAACCCGGGCTGGTGCCGATGCCGCACTGGCGGCCCGAGACGGCGCCCGAGGACGAGGACCCGTACGCGTTCTCCGGTTTCGCGGGCGTGGGGCGTACAGCGTGA